A single window of Bombus pascuorum chromosome 1, iyBomPasc1.1, whole genome shotgun sequence DNA harbors:
- the LOC132913372 gene encoding (Lyso)-N-acylphosphatidylethanolamine lipase isoform X1: protein MANHEIVRSKSWFWEWFSWSGSSSAMLRSVEKKILSCLKTAYRGWYVDIGPVVGTSDKIWTISLNEESPNTPIVLLHGLGAGVALWCLNLDALASQRPVYAIDILGFGRSSRPVFSNEAQVAESQLVRSIEEWRREMQLEKFVLLGHSMGGFLAASYSMQYPERIKHLILADPWGFPERPVERISRAPMWVKVIAYIMEPLNPLWPVRVAGPFGQWLIEKTRPDIVKKFAPVLKEDTAVISQYLHQCNAQTPSGESAFHAMMQHFGWAKNPIVRRMDKLSPDIPITLLYGSRSWVDNSSWETLKQARTLSYINVQAITGAGHHVYADKSEIFNKYVLEACNLSDSIPHLTVSDIRSNIKNINEQQISLILTNEEVDSKIVPEQELNTPQTRSS, encoded by the exons ATGGCAAATCATGAAATTGTCAGATCGAAAAG CTGGTTTTGGGAATGGTTTAGCTGGTCTGGCTCATCTTCAGCTATGTTACGTTCTGTTgagaaaaaaattctttctt GTTTGAAAACTGCATATCGAGGATGGTATGTGGACATTGGACCAGTTGTAGGAACATCAGATAAAATATGGACCATTTCCTTAAATGAAGAATCACCAAACACACCAATTGTTCTGTTGCATGGTTTAGGGGCAGGTGTAGCATTATGGTGTTTAAATCTTGATGCTTTGGCTTCACAGAGACCAGTGTATGCCATTGATATATTAG GTTTTGGTAGAAGTAGTCGTCCTGTTTTTAGTAATGAAGCACAAGTAGCTGAGAGTCAACTAGTTCGTTCCATAGAGGAATGGCGCAGGGAGATGCAGTTAGAGAAATTTGTGCTGTTAGGTCATTCAATGGGTGGTTTCCTTGCAGCATCATATAGTATGCAATATCctgaaagaataaaacatcTGATTCTTGCCGATCCTTGGGGATTCCCTGAAAGACCTGTAGAACGAATTTCCAGAGCTCCTATGTGGGTAAAAGTTATAGCATATATAATGGAACCATTAAACCCACTATGGCCAGTGAGAGTAGCTGGTCCATTTG GGCAGTGGTTAATTGAAAAAACAAGGCCAGatatagtaaaaaaatttGCACCTGTATTAAAGGAAGACACTGCTGTGATTTCACAGTATTTGCATCAATGTAATGCCCAAACACCATC TGGTGAGAGTGCATTTCATGCAATGATGCAACATTTTGGTTGGGCCAAAAATCCTATTGTTAGGAGAATGGATAAGTTAAGTCCAGATATTCCCATAACTCTATTGTATGGTAGTCGATCTTGGGTTGACAATTCATCTTGGGAAACACTTAAACAAGCTAGAACATTGTCGTACATTAATGTTCAG GCCATAACAGGAGCAGGACATCATGTTTATGCtgataaaagtgaaattttcaataaatatgtattagaAGCATGCAATCTAAGTGATTCGATACCCCATTTAACAGTATCAGATATTCGttcaaacattaaaaatataaatgaacaaCAAATTTCACTTATTTTAACTAACGAGGAAGTTGACTCTAAAATCGTTCCGGAACAGGAATTGAACACGCCACAAACGCGATCTAGTtga
- the LOC132913372 gene encoding (Lyso)-N-acylphosphatidylethanolamine lipase isoform X2 — translation MIRDQCWFWEWFSWSGSSSAMLRSVEKKILSCLKTAYRGWYVDIGPVVGTSDKIWTISLNEESPNTPIVLLHGLGAGVALWCLNLDALASQRPVYAIDILGFGRSSRPVFSNEAQVAESQLVRSIEEWRREMQLEKFVLLGHSMGGFLAASYSMQYPERIKHLILADPWGFPERPVERISRAPMWVKVIAYIMEPLNPLWPVRVAGPFGQWLIEKTRPDIVKKFAPVLKEDTAVISQYLHQCNAQTPSGESAFHAMMQHFGWAKNPIVRRMDKLSPDIPITLLYGSRSWVDNSSWETLKQARTLSYINVQAITGAGHHVYADKSEIFNKYVLEACNLSDSIPHLTVSDIRSNIKNINEQQISLILTNEEVDSKIVPEQELNTPQTRSS, via the exons atgatACGTGATCAATG CTGGTTTTGGGAATGGTTTAGCTGGTCTGGCTCATCTTCAGCTATGTTACGTTCTGTTgagaaaaaaattctttctt GTTTGAAAACTGCATATCGAGGATGGTATGTGGACATTGGACCAGTTGTAGGAACATCAGATAAAATATGGACCATTTCCTTAAATGAAGAATCACCAAACACACCAATTGTTCTGTTGCATGGTTTAGGGGCAGGTGTAGCATTATGGTGTTTAAATCTTGATGCTTTGGCTTCACAGAGACCAGTGTATGCCATTGATATATTAG GTTTTGGTAGAAGTAGTCGTCCTGTTTTTAGTAATGAAGCACAAGTAGCTGAGAGTCAACTAGTTCGTTCCATAGAGGAATGGCGCAGGGAGATGCAGTTAGAGAAATTTGTGCTGTTAGGTCATTCAATGGGTGGTTTCCTTGCAGCATCATATAGTATGCAATATCctgaaagaataaaacatcTGATTCTTGCCGATCCTTGGGGATTCCCTGAAAGACCTGTAGAACGAATTTCCAGAGCTCCTATGTGGGTAAAAGTTATAGCATATATAATGGAACCATTAAACCCACTATGGCCAGTGAGAGTAGCTGGTCCATTTG GGCAGTGGTTAATTGAAAAAACAAGGCCAGatatagtaaaaaaatttGCACCTGTATTAAAGGAAGACACTGCTGTGATTTCACAGTATTTGCATCAATGTAATGCCCAAACACCATC TGGTGAGAGTGCATTTCATGCAATGATGCAACATTTTGGTTGGGCCAAAAATCCTATTGTTAGGAGAATGGATAAGTTAAGTCCAGATATTCCCATAACTCTATTGTATGGTAGTCGATCTTGGGTTGACAATTCATCTTGGGAAACACTTAAACAAGCTAGAACATTGTCGTACATTAATGTTCAG GCCATAACAGGAGCAGGACATCATGTTTATGCtgataaaagtgaaattttcaataaatatgtattagaAGCATGCAATCTAAGTGATTCGATACCCCATTTAACAGTATCAGATATTCGttcaaacattaaaaatataaatgaacaaCAAATTTCACTTATTTTAACTAACGAGGAAGTTGACTCTAAAATCGTTCCGGAACAGGAATTGAACACGCCACAAACGCGATCTAGTtga
- the LOC132913372 gene encoding (Lyso)-N-acylphosphatidylethanolamine lipase isoform X3: MLRSVEKKILSCLKTAYRGWYVDIGPVVGTSDKIWTISLNEESPNTPIVLLHGLGAGVALWCLNLDALASQRPVYAIDILGFGRSSRPVFSNEAQVAESQLVRSIEEWRREMQLEKFVLLGHSMGGFLAASYSMQYPERIKHLILADPWGFPERPVERISRAPMWVKVIAYIMEPLNPLWPVRVAGPFGQWLIEKTRPDIVKKFAPVLKEDTAVISQYLHQCNAQTPSGESAFHAMMQHFGWAKNPIVRRMDKLSPDIPITLLYGSRSWVDNSSWETLKQARTLSYINVQAITGAGHHVYADKSEIFNKYVLEACNLSDSIPHLTVSDIRSNIKNINEQQISLILTNEEVDSKIVPEQELNTPQTRSS; this comes from the exons ATGTTACGTTCTGTTgagaaaaaaattctttctt GTTTGAAAACTGCATATCGAGGATGGTATGTGGACATTGGACCAGTTGTAGGAACATCAGATAAAATATGGACCATTTCCTTAAATGAAGAATCACCAAACACACCAATTGTTCTGTTGCATGGTTTAGGGGCAGGTGTAGCATTATGGTGTTTAAATCTTGATGCTTTGGCTTCACAGAGACCAGTGTATGCCATTGATATATTAG GTTTTGGTAGAAGTAGTCGTCCTGTTTTTAGTAATGAAGCACAAGTAGCTGAGAGTCAACTAGTTCGTTCCATAGAGGAATGGCGCAGGGAGATGCAGTTAGAGAAATTTGTGCTGTTAGGTCATTCAATGGGTGGTTTCCTTGCAGCATCATATAGTATGCAATATCctgaaagaataaaacatcTGATTCTTGCCGATCCTTGGGGATTCCCTGAAAGACCTGTAGAACGAATTTCCAGAGCTCCTATGTGGGTAAAAGTTATAGCATATATAATGGAACCATTAAACCCACTATGGCCAGTGAGAGTAGCTGGTCCATTTG GGCAGTGGTTAATTGAAAAAACAAGGCCAGatatagtaaaaaaatttGCACCTGTATTAAAGGAAGACACTGCTGTGATTTCACAGTATTTGCATCAATGTAATGCCCAAACACCATC TGGTGAGAGTGCATTTCATGCAATGATGCAACATTTTGGTTGGGCCAAAAATCCTATTGTTAGGAGAATGGATAAGTTAAGTCCAGATATTCCCATAACTCTATTGTATGGTAGTCGATCTTGGGTTGACAATTCATCTTGGGAAACACTTAAACAAGCTAGAACATTGTCGTACATTAATGTTCAG GCCATAACAGGAGCAGGACATCATGTTTATGCtgataaaagtgaaattttcaataaatatgtattagaAGCATGCAATCTAAGTGATTCGATACCCCATTTAACAGTATCAGATATTCGttcaaacattaaaaatataaatgaacaaCAAATTTCACTTATTTTAACTAACGAGGAAGTTGACTCTAAAATCGTTCCGGAACAGGAATTGAACACGCCACAAACGCGATCTAGTtga
- the LOC132913416 gene encoding uncharacterized protein LOC132913416 — MFSIQYRIVSRKIHFYNKIQNMEISTVKQIFRCICTDSTKYNIEKQAKFMNKIIKKNKSKRESIDGDINPYTCATPTSKLSIYTVRRMIVLNNVFMKHITDLMSTGDVVPEILNKNIEISHVKVTADFKLINVFWIDNNTENTDVEELLQKCAFQLRHELSQLRVIGVVPPIQFVKCKGTNILREVERKLKIMDFGEDHVSSPYPDAIQQTITASGTTDVNQNVENVEHDNLSITLPVMRHDIFGLDHFRIMSQIKASLNKSNKFTIKQIENMPSSNSYSTSDIKNIPNVVTNMEQQNEFKQFLCKKRKEQRKKMKKYQVDKSIDDSEEQSDDDDLGNDYDDFTENNYDDFDNYGENIDYYKKQ; from the exons aTGTTTTCAATACAATATCGTATTGTGTCacgaaaaatacatttctacaacaaaatacaaaatatggaaatatcaacagtaaaacaaatttttcgatGCATTTGTACTGACAgcacaaaatataatatagagaAACAAgcaaaatttatgaataaaattataaaaaaaaacaaatcaaaAAG GGAGTCAATTGATGGTGACATAAATCCTTATACATGTGCAACTCCAACAAGTAAACTTTCTATATATACAGTACGAAGGATGATTGTTctaaataatgtttttatgaAGCATATTACAGATTTAATGTCAACTGGAGATGTAGTTCCTGAGATTCTAAATAAGAATATAGAGATTTCTCATGTTAAAGTAACTGCAGATTTTAAACTCATCAATGTATTTTGGATAGACAATAATACTGAGAATACTGACGTAGAAGAACTTCTGCAAAAATGTGCCTTTCAATTGAGGCATGAATTGTCTCAACTCCGTGTTATAGGGGTTGTACCTCCTATTCAATTTGTCAAATGTAAaggtacaaatattttgaGGGAAGTAGAACGAAAATTGAAGATTATGGACTTTGGGGAAGATCATGTATCTAGTCCATATCCAGATGCTATACAACAGACCATTACTGCTTCTGGAACTACTGATGTTAATCAAAATGTTGAGAATGTTGAACATGATAACCTTAGTATTACTTTACCAGTAATGAGACATGATATATTTGGTTTAGATCATTTCCGAATTATGTCTCAg ATAAAAGCctcattaaataaatcaaacaaatttacgataaaacaaatagaaaacATGCCATCCTCGAATTCATATTCTACAtcagatataaaaaatatcccaAATGTTGTAACTAATATGGAACAACAGAATGAGTTTAAgcaatttttatgtaaaaaacgaaaagaacagagaaagaaaatgaagaaatatcaAGTAGATAAATCTATTGATGATTCTGAAGAACAAAGTGATGATGATGACCTTGGAAATGATTATGATGATTTCACAGAAAACAATTATGATGATTTTGACAATTATGgtgaaaatattgattattacAAAAAACAGTAA